In Marinomonas posidonica IVIA-Po-181, a single window of DNA contains:
- a CDS encoding FecCD family ABC transporter permease translates to MQSSDLLSDAISNQRRSEQRRWFVISILSVVLLTSFILDVATGPSLLNIKDVANALLHLIGFNTEVDPTTKVIVANLRLPIAIMAVIVGGVLGVGGAEMQTLLNNPMASPYTLGMAAAAGFGAALTLYVGSLGLSANVAVPLGAFICCMLAAAFLFALATMRHISSGQLILAGIALLFLFQSLLSLVQFISSPELSQQILFWLFGSLSKASWSNLAIVGSITLICMVFLMKDAWQLTALRLGEERAKSLGVNVSRLRLKTLFIVALMTATVTSFVGIIGFIGIVAPNIAKILVGEDQRFFLPLSFLIGAFLLSSASVLSKVIVPGALFPIGIVTAIIGVPFFFWLILGKRR, encoded by the coding sequence ATGCAGTCATCAGATTTACTTTCTGATGCTATCTCAAACCAGCGACGTTCAGAACAACGTCGCTGGTTTGTTATTAGTATCCTATCCGTGGTGTTATTGACCTCCTTTATTTTGGATGTGGCCACTGGCCCTTCTCTTTTAAACATCAAAGACGTTGCAAACGCATTGCTTCATTTAATTGGCTTTAATACAGAAGTAGACCCAACCACTAAGGTCATTGTCGCCAACCTCAGATTACCCATCGCTATCATGGCTGTCATTGTTGGTGGTGTATTAGGTGTCGGCGGTGCTGAGATGCAAACCCTGTTGAATAATCCCATGGCCAGCCCATATACACTTGGCATGGCTGCAGCCGCAGGCTTCGGGGCCGCATTGACGCTTTATGTCGGCTCGTTAGGATTAAGTGCCAATGTGGCTGTACCACTTGGGGCGTTTATTTGTTGCATGTTAGCTGCGGCGTTTCTCTTTGCTCTAGCCACTATGCGTCACATCAGTTCTGGGCAACTGATCTTAGCAGGGATTGCGCTACTTTTTTTATTCCAGTCATTACTATCATTAGTGCAGTTCATATCCTCACCAGAGCTAAGTCAGCAAATTTTATTCTGGCTGTTTGGCAGTTTATCAAAAGCTTCTTGGAGCAACCTCGCCATAGTCGGCAGCATTACCTTAATATGCATGGTATTTCTCATGAAAGATGCTTGGCAGTTAACCGCCTTAAGATTGGGAGAAGAACGAGCAAAAAGTTTGGGTGTTAATGTCAGTCGATTAAGATTAAAAACGCTCTTCATTGTCGCCTTAATGACAGCTACTGTGACCAGTTTTGTCGGTATTATCGGTTTTATTGGCATTGTCGCGCCCAACATCGCCAAAATTCTGGTTGGCGAAGACCAACGCTTTTTTCTGCCTTTATCTTTTTTAATTGGCGCTTTTTTATTATCCAGTGCGTCGGTGCTTTCTAAGGTCATTGTTCCAGGGGCTTTATTCCCGATCGGGATAGTCACCGCGATCATAGGTGTGCCTTTCTTCTTTTGGCTGATTTTAGGGAAAAGGCGCTAA
- a CDS encoding pseudoazurin has translation MFSKPLMLLLLTSLSSLAFAKEWQVQMLNYGAANEGGMIFQPAYIHADIGDTVTFIPTHSGHNAQSYVVPKEAKKWKTPLDKEYTLRLDQEGIHLYYCTPHLMMGMVGIIQVGEAKNLSVVQQKAPRLRSKMALKPARIDDLLAMIQAP, from the coding sequence GTGTTTTCTAAACCTCTAATGTTGCTGTTATTGACTAGCCTAAGCAGTCTAGCTTTCGCAAAAGAATGGCAAGTACAAATGCTTAATTACGGTGCCGCGAATGAAGGCGGGATGATTTTCCAACCAGCCTATATCCATGCCGACATTGGCGATACGGTGACCTTTATTCCGACTCACTCAGGACACAATGCTCAATCCTATGTTGTCCCAAAAGAGGCGAAAAAATGGAAAACGCCGCTGGATAAAGAATACACTTTAAGGCTTGATCAAGAAGGCATCCACCTTTATTATTGCACGCCCCATTTAATGATGGGGATGGTTGGTATCATCCAAGTAGGCGAAGCCAAAAACTTAAGTGTGGTTCAACAAAAAGCGCCTAGGTTACGCTCCAAAATGGCGTTAAAGCCAGCACGCATCGATGACTTACTGGCCATGATTCAGGCACCTTAA
- a CDS encoding MFS transporter, translating into MLFKHFINDFNLLSPAGRVLVINGFTFNLGFYMLLPYLADHLEQDIGLTGWYVGAIIGLRVLSQQGLFLVGGTLGDRFGYKRLILMGCAVRILGFALLGLAQSMPALLLGAFCSGFAGALFTPSSQAYLASEHPHQNQRQKVFALQSLTSEAGMLLGPLLGLALLRVDFSLVGILSASLFSLLFIIQWRYLPELESQQKNTNKSPVFWRQWSSMLSHKAFMLFVFCSSVYQLLFHQLYIAIPHEVRVITQDVTIITWVFATSSITGVLMQMPVSRFVTKHLGTAKGMGLGMTIMGASYLWLNLTIPDAPALPFIICALFFSLGSMLVFPLLGAHVPTFCEAKELGSHYGLYSCIGGIYAFLGNISTGWLLGTTTLSHNWIWAGLAGFGIVSGLLLYNQVKQSQAQTA; encoded by the coding sequence ATGCTATTTAAGCACTTTATTAACGATTTTAACCTGCTGTCTCCAGCAGGTCGCGTCTTAGTCATTAATGGCTTTACCTTCAATCTTGGCTTTTACATGCTACTGCCCTACTTGGCAGACCATCTTGAACAGGATATAGGTCTTACTGGTTGGTATGTTGGTGCCATTATTGGCTTACGAGTACTCAGTCAGCAAGGTCTGTTTTTAGTGGGCGGCACGCTAGGCGATCGATTTGGGTATAAACGCTTAATATTAATGGGATGTGCTGTACGAATCCTGGGGTTTGCGCTATTAGGATTAGCGCAGAGTATGCCCGCTCTGCTATTGGGAGCATTTTGTTCTGGCTTTGCTGGTGCATTATTTACCCCCAGTAGCCAAGCCTATCTGGCCTCTGAACACCCTCATCAAAACCAAAGACAAAAAGTCTTCGCGCTACAGAGCCTGACCTCAGAAGCTGGCATGCTTCTCGGGCCACTACTTGGATTAGCTTTACTAAGGGTGGATTTTTCGCTCGTTGGCATCCTATCTGCCAGCTTATTCAGTTTACTCTTCATCATTCAATGGCGTTATTTACCAGAACTTGAATCACAGCAGAAAAACACCAACAAAAGTCCTGTTTTTTGGCGACAATGGTCCAGCATGCTAAGTCATAAAGCCTTCATGCTGTTTGTCTTTTGCTCCTCTGTCTATCAGTTATTATTCCACCAACTGTATATTGCAATTCCCCATGAAGTGCGCGTTATCACTCAAGACGTCACCATCATCACTTGGGTATTTGCCACCTCCTCCATTACCGGTGTTCTGATGCAAATGCCCGTCAGCCGTTTCGTTACAAAACATCTTGGAACCGCAAAAGGCATGGGGCTTGGTATGACCATCATGGGTGCCAGTTATTTATGGCTGAACCTAACCATTCCAGATGCTCCCGCTCTCCCCTTCATAATCTGCGCACTCTTTTTTAGTTTGGGCTCTATGTTGGTTTTCCCCTTACTCGGTGCTCATGTGCCAACCTTTTGTGAAGCAAAAGAATTGGGCAGTCATTATGGGTTATATTCTTGCATTGGCGGTATTTATGCCTTCTTAGGAAATATCTCAACAGGCTGGCTACTTGGCACAACAACGCTCTCCCACAACTGGATCTGGGCGGGTCTAGCAGGCTTTGGAATCGTTTCAGGGTTATTGCTTTATAACCAGGTTAAACAGTCACAGGCCCAAACGGCTTAA
- a CDS encoding ABC transporter ATP-binding protein, with the protein MLQVNNLNVSLDTLVLANNMSFALQPGKVNVIIGPNGTGKSTLLKTLFGDIQAQSGDISFFDQTLHSKQLSQWRKQFGYMPQDIRLDVELSVLEVVLLGQLDALSLRLDDSLIEQALSALETIGLLHLANRSVNKLSGGQCQMILFAQALMRNPKILMLDEPVSALDLHFQHVLLDHLDQQTKQQGWVTLMVLHDLNLAAQYADNLLVLKDGHVVESGHPSDILTPQLVEQVYGVKAEISKDSQGIPFVRTIRQDKQAKTSSAKSKQTNANPDHTISSKGVERVF; encoded by the coding sequence ATGTTGCAAGTTAACAATCTCAATGTGTCTTTGGACACACTGGTACTCGCCAATAATATGTCATTCGCTCTCCAGCCAGGCAAAGTGAATGTCATCATTGGCCCAAACGGCACCGGAAAAAGTACGCTTCTGAAAACCCTGTTTGGCGACATTCAAGCCCAGTCTGGCGACATCTCGTTTTTTGACCAAACACTTCATTCGAAACAATTATCCCAATGGCGTAAGCAGTTTGGTTACATGCCCCAAGACATTCGCCTTGATGTTGAGCTGAGCGTGTTAGAAGTGGTTTTGCTTGGACAATTGGATGCCTTAAGTTTACGACTAGACGATTCACTCATAGAACAAGCGCTTAGCGCCTTGGAGACCATTGGTTTATTGCATTTAGCAAACCGCTCCGTGAATAAGCTCAGTGGTGGACAATGCCAGATGATTTTATTTGCTCAAGCGCTAATGAGGAACCCTAAAATCCTCATGTTGGATGAACCAGTGAGTGCCCTGGATCTGCATTTCCAACATGTCCTTTTAGATCATTTAGACCAGCAAACCAAACAGCAGGGCTGGGTTACCTTAATGGTACTACATGACTTAAATTTAGCGGCTCAATATGCCGATAACCTATTGGTCTTAAAAGACGGTCATGTGGTTGAAAGTGGTCATCCTAGTGATATCCTTACCCCACAACTCGTAGAGCAGGTATATGGAGTAAAAGCTGAGATATCAAAGGATTCACAAGGCATTCCATTTGTTCGCACTATTCGACAAGACAAACAAGCAAAAACATCCTCAGCTAAAAGCAAACAAACCAATGCAAACCCAGACCACACCATATCGTCCAAAGGAGTTGAACGTGTTTTCTAA